A genomic region of Bactrocera dorsalis isolate Fly_Bdor chromosome 3, ASM2337382v1, whole genome shotgun sequence contains the following coding sequences:
- the LOC105233677 gene encoding uncharacterized protein LOC105233677 — protein MLDSAALKTLLNSWGIPELLSQFQDENIGIDELRMMKCHHIGELLHSYKLGTRIRFEYYFERWRRDQNQPLLAASAPNHYQHYNPCNTLARTTHLPHTTTSPPTPTATASDVITVHKSVQTRATNTAAVRCVNVATNTSEVLFKMPTQSKTPPPLAPVKDALREMPQLTRQPSMLEDGIMSEPATNALPLNTTTTTATPTATTTSGGGSRLAPQFQFINDTDEEEVDNGPLLHILNSSGFKGLSLLEYYQQHQHFMNVHRTLLIQLIVNFFDMNEYHLSLRVSHNLEQQILQLFPSEKLEYYRTEKRGKIYVKFCNMKRYKRDKPMLKRKWMDDADAGEDSGGGGARDVDAVAAASGGISNRPTEPEVGIECGDDDVEDLAQSFKYWHAQHSPSGVQVKTESLSDGDFY, from the exons ATGTTGGACTCAGCTGCACTGAAGACCTTACTAAACAGTTGGGGTATACCCGAATTGTTATCACAGTTTCAAG ACGAAAACATCGGCATCGACGAACTGAGAATGATGAAATGCCACCACATCGGCGAACTTTTACATTCCTACAAGCTCGGCACACGTATACGCTTTGAATATTACTTCGAGCGTTGGCGTCGTGATCAAAATCAACCATTGCTGGCTGCCAGCGCACCAAATCACTACCAACACTACAACCCGTGCAACACGTTGGCGCGCACAACGCACTTGCCACACACCACCACGTCGCCCCCAACACCGACGGCAACAGCAAGCGATGTGATAACGGTTCATAAAAGTGTGCAAACACGTGCTACGAATACGGCAGCGGTGCGTTGCGTCAACGTAGCGACCAATACGTCAGAGGTGTTATTTAAAATGCCGACACAGAGTAAGACGCCGCCGCCGTTGGCGCCCGTTAAGGATGCGTTGCGTGAGATGCCACAGCTGACACGTCAGCCGAGCATGCTGGAGGACGGCATTATGTCGGAGCCTGCAACGAATGCGTTGCCacttaatacaacaacaacaacagcaacgccaaccgcaacaacaactagTGGTGGTGGCTCACGCTTAGCGCCACAATTCCAATTTATCAACGACACGGACGAGGAAGAAGTTGATAACGGTCCACTGTTGCACATACTGAACTCGTCGGGTTTTAAGGGCCTCTCACTGCTCGAATACTACCAACAGCATCAGCATTTTATGAATGTCCATCGTACGCTGCTCATACAGTTGATAGTGAATTTCTTCGATATGAATGAATATCATTTGTCACTGCGTGTTAGTCATAATTTGGAGCAGCAGATATTGCAGCTCTTCCCCAGCGAAAAATTGGAATACTATCGCACCGAGAAACGTGGCAAAATCTATGTGAAATTCTGCAATATGAAGCGTTATAAACGCGATAAGCCAATGCTGAAGCGCAAGTGGATGGACGATGCGGATGCGGGTGAAGacagtggtggtggtggtgctcGTGATGTTGATGCCGTTGCTGCTGCGAGTGGTGGCATTAGCAATAGGCCAACGGAACCGGAGGTTGGTATTGAATGTGGCGATGACGATGTGGAGGATCTGGCGCAAAGCTTTAAATACTGGCATGCCCAACATTCGCCCAGCGGGGTGCAAGTTAAGACTGAGTCGCTAAGCGATGGTGATTTCTACTGA